Proteins found in one Triticum aestivum cultivar Chinese Spring chromosome 4D, IWGSC CS RefSeq v2.1, whole genome shotgun sequence genomic segment:
- the LOC123095975 gene encoding putative lipase ROG1 isoform X2: MGSSAENWGYAAKHFIRKHPEDVVVHCSGCNSATRTFDGVDVMGRRLAEEVLSVVKCRPELQKISFVAHSLGGLIARYAIALLYEPATQTDCHEEYEKDVTDARSNQPMGQGKIAGLEPMNFITFATPHLGTRSHKQMPLLRGSYRLEKMAFGMSWLAGRSGKHLFLKDVEDEKPPLLLQMVTDYGDLHFISALRSFRRCVAYSNVCGDFVVGWKTSSIRRQHELPKKEDFVDDVRYPHVVYVEKPKVRDVDFSDEMIYQAKTTSEMEEVMLKSLNRIPWERVDVSFKRSRQRIFAHSTIQVKTYFFNSDGADVVFHMIDHFLY, from the exons GCAGTGGATGCAACTCAGCAACTCGAACTTTCGATGGTGTTGATGTGATGGGAAGGAGATTAGCGGAGGAG GTGCTTTCAGTTGTTAAGTGTAGACCAGAACTTCAGAAGATCTCCTTTGTTGCACACTCATTGGGTGGGTTGATTGCAAGATACGCCATTGCACTACTATATGAGCCTGCTACACAAACAGATTGTCATGAGGAGTATGAGAAGGATGTCACTGATGCTCGTAGCAACCAACCGATGGGTCAAGGCAAGATTGCTGGTTTGGAGCCCATGAACTTTATAACTTTTGCAACACCACACCTTGGCACAAGATCACATAAACAG ATGCCCCTTCTCCGTGGTTCCTATAGATTGGAAAAGATGGCTTTTGGTATGTCCTGGCTTGCTGGGAGAAGTGGAAAACATCTTTTTCTAAAGGATGTTGAAGATGAGAAGCCACCATTACTTCTTCAGATGGTTACTGATTACGGGGATCTCCATTTCAT ATCAGCTCTTCGTTCTTTCAGGCGTTGTGTTGCTTACTCAAATGTTTGTGGTGATT TCGTTGTTGGCTGGAAGACATCTTCAATACGCCGTCAACATGAGCTTCCCAAG AAAGAAGATTTTGTGGATGATGTAAGATATCCACATGTTGTATATGTGGAAAAACCAAAGGTTCGGGATGTTGATTTTTCGGATGAAATGATTTATCAGGCAAAAACTACAAGTGAAATGGAAG AGGTAATGCTGAAAAGCCTAAATAGAATTCCCTGGGAAAGGGTAGATGTTAGCTTCAAGAGAAGTAGACAAAGGATTTTTGCTCATAGCACCATTCAG GTGAAGACGTATTTCTTCAACTCTGATGGGGCTGATGTGGTCTTCCACATGATCGACCATTTTCTCTACTAA